The Coffea arabica cultivar ET-39 chromosome 1e, Coffea Arabica ET-39 HiFi, whole genome shotgun sequence genome has a window encoding:
- the LOC113735412 gene encoding uncharacterized protein isoform X1: MSEGEYDNSSGDPSEKLRTLKITSLDEEEDEEDAPMVDDVYEEEDDEEEEEEEGEEPVSLGFVESPKHSWSLSRELFASVAGGTPAWLDPTSLPTGRSCLCDFCAQPLQFLLQVYAPLLHKESTFHRTLFVFICPSMSCLLKDQHDQWKRQPEKAFRSVKVFRCQLPRFNSFYSSEPPRHDGSDRPTRNGAILCSWCGTWRGDKICSNCRIARYCSEKHQTAHWRSGHKIECRQPYMAPVASASTISDLPAETQKVASNHLWPQFEIVNEDECRDKKSEYDGFDKSLVSQSQMDEVKSLLDTFEVGGDKRSWAAFQERISREPEQILRYYRLAKTKPLWPISSGRPSKLDIPRCNCCGGPRACEFQVLPQLLYYFGIENHADSLDWATIVVYTCEASCENRVVYKEEFAWVQLLPQSAATL, from the exons ATGTCGGAAGGAGAGTATGACAACAGCAGCGGCGATCCTTCAGAGAAACTAAGGACTCTGAAAATCACCAGTCTTGACGAGGAAGAAGACGAAGAGGATGCTCCCATGGTTGATGATGTTTATGAGGAGGAGGACgacgaggaggaggaggaggaggaaggtgAAGAGCCGGTGTCCTTGGGCTTTGTGGAGAGCCCTAAACATTCGTGGTCGCTATCTCGGGAGTTGTTTGCTAGTGTAGCTGGTGGTACTCCT GCATGGTTGGATCCGACAAGTTTACCCACCGGGAGGTCTTGCCTTTGTGACTTTTGCGCCCAACCTTTGCAGTTTCTGCTTCAG GTTTATGCACCTCTTTTACACAAGGAGTCAACATTCCACCGCAccttatttgttttcatttgtCCATCTATGTCTTGTCTTCTTAAAGACCAACATGATCAATGGAAACGGCAGCCCGAGAAGGCATTTCGAAG TGTGAAGGTCTTCCGTTGCCAATTGCCTCGTTTCAACTCGTTTTACTCTAGTGAGCCTCCAAGACATGATGGTAGTGACAGACCTACTAGAAATGGAG CCATACTCTGTAGCTGGTGTGGTACATGGAGAGGAGATAAAATTTGTAGTAATTGCAGAATAGCTCGTTACTGCTCTGAGAAACACCAG ACTGCACACTGGCGTTCAGGTCATAAAATTGAGTGCCGACAGCCCTATATGGCACCAGTGGCTTCTGCATCAACCATTAGTGACTTACCTGCAGAAACACAAAAAG TTGCTAGCAATCACCTGTGGCCACAATTTGAGATTGTAAATGAAGATGAATGTCGAGATAAAAAGTCTGAGTATGATGGATTTGATAAGTCATTGGTTTCACAAAGCCAAATGGATGAAGTCAAGTCATTACTAGACACCTTTGAG GTGGGTGGTGACAAAAGATCTTGGGCAGCTTTTCAAGAGCGAATATCCCGTGAACCTGAGCAAATATTGAG GTACTATAGACTGGCAAAAACCAAACCGCTATGGCCCATATCAAGTGGCCGGCCATCAAAATTGGATATTCCAAGGTGCAACTGTTGTGGTGGGCCTCGAGCTTGTGAATTCCAG GTATTGCCGCAACTACTATATTACTTTGGAATTGAAAATCATGCAGATTCTCTTGATTGGGCAACTATTGTGGTGTATACGTGCGAAGCCTCGTGTGAGAATAGAGTTGTTTACAAGGAAGAATTTGCCTGGGTTCAGCTTTTACCTCAATCAGCTGCAACATTGTGA
- the LOC113735367 gene encoding probable polygalacturonase isoform X4, translating to MATIYLLAVLLLLLAFCDATKHIGTQYDGECQFIRPLKPRPHSVSVLEFGAVGDGKTSNTVAFQNAIFYLKSFADKGGAQLYVPRGRWLTGCINLTSHLTLFLEREAVILGSQDYTHWDIVDPLPSYGRAIEVSGGRYRSLISGNNLTDVVITGNNGTIDGQGSIWWEKFNSHLLNYSRPHLVEFVGSNDVVISNLTFLNAPAWNIRPAYCSNVLVQNITVHSPPESPYTSGIVPDSSEHVCIENSNISMGYDAITLKSGWDEYGIAYGKPTTNVHIRGIRLQSGTGSGVAFGSEMSGGISNILVEHLDIHNSFVGIELKTSIGRGGYIKYILISDVIMENVQIGLKATGQCDSHPDDKFDPLALPTISAITFEDIRGTNITVAGSFTGINESPFTSLCLSNISFSVTSDPSASWICSSVSGSSDNVSPEPCPDLQEIFPSSTTCFSQLYSKSQVAIL from the exons ATGGCCACAATTTACCTACTG GCAGtacttcttttgcttttggctTTTTGTGATGCAACCAAGCACATTGGGACTCAATACGATGGAGAATGCCAGTTTATTAGGCCCCTCAAACCTCGGCCACACAGTGTGTCAGTCTTGGAATTCGGAGCAGTTGGGGATGGAAAAACATCAAATACTGTAGCATTCCAGAATGCTATATTTTATCTTAAGTCCTTTGCGGACAAGGGGGGTGCCCAACTCTATGTCCCCCGTGGTAGGTGGCTAACTGGATGCATTAATCTCACGAGCCACCTAACTCTATTCCTCGAACGAGAGGCTGTTATTCTTGGATCTCAG GATTATACTCACTGGGATATAGTTGACCCATTACCTTCGTATGGTCGAGCTATTGAAGTTTCAGGTGGAAGATATCGCAGCTTAATTAGTGGAAATAATTTGACTGATGTGGTGATTACAG GCAACAATGGAACTATTGATGGTCAAGGTTCAATTTGGTGGGAGAAATTCAACTCCCACTTATTAAACTACAGTAGACCACATTTAGTAGAATTTGTTGGCTCTAATGATGTTGTTATTTCCAACTTGACCTTTTTAAATGCCCCTGCCTGGAATATACGCCCGGCATATTGCAG TAATGTGCTAGTTCAGAACATAACAGTTCATTCTCCTCCCGAGTCTCCATATACTAGTGGAATAGTCCCAG ATTCTTCAGAACATGTTTGTATTGAGAATAGCAACATTAGTATGGGTTATGATGCAATTACACTCAAGAGCGGTTGGGATGAGTATGGAATTGCCTATGGAAAGCCTACTACAAATGTTCATATCCGTGGGATCCGCTTGCAATCAGGCACAGGATCAGGTGTGGCTTTTGGAAGTGAGATGTCTGGAGGCATTTCAAACATACTAGTTGAGCATCTTGATATTCACAACTCGTTTGTTGGCATCGAGCTGAAGACCTCAATAGGGAGGGGTGGTTATATTAAATACATCTTGATATCAGATGTGATAATGGAAAATGTGCAGATAGGATTGAAAGCAACAGGGCAGTGTGATTCACATCCTGATGACAAATTTGATCCTCTTGCCTTGCCAACTATCAGTGCAATCACTTTTGAGGACATAAGAGGCACAAACATAACTGTGGCGGGAAGTTTCACTGGCATAAATGAATCTCCTTTCACTTCATTATGTCTTTCAAACATCTCTTTTTCTGTTACTTCTGATCCTTCTGCATCGTGGATTTGCTCTAGTGTGTCAGGATCATCTGATAATGTCTCACCTGAACCCTGTCCAGACCTCCAGGAAATATTTCCTAGTTCAACCACTTGCTTCTCCCAGCTATATTCAAAAAGTCAAGTTGCAATTTTGTGA
- the LOC113735367 gene encoding probable polygalacturonase isoform X1: MGEEKRLVKRLVSTLFFFSSFLFFFFVGSNTVFYSDFLYRFRAVLLLLLAFCDATKHIGTQYDGECQFIRPLKPRPHSVSVLEFGAVGDGKTSNTVAFQNAIFYLKSFADKGGAQLYVPRGRWLTGCINLTSHLTLFLEREAVILGSQDYTHWDIVDPLPSYGRAIEVSGGRYRSLISGNNLTDVVITGNNGTIDGQGSIWWEKFNSHLLNYSRPHLVEFVGSNDVVISNLTFLNAPAWNIRPAYCSNVLVQNITVHSPPESPYTSGIVPDSSEHVCIENSNISMGYDAITLKSGWDEYGIAYGKPTTNVHIRGIRLQSGTGSGVAFGSEMSGGISNILVEHLDIHNSFVGIELKTSIGRGGYIKYILISDVIMENVQIGLKATGQCDSHPDDKFDPLALPTISAITFEDIRGTNITVAGSFTGINESPFTSLCLSNISFSVTSDPSASWICSSVSGSSDNVSPEPCPDLQEIFPSSTTCFSQLYSKSQVAIL, translated from the exons ATGGGAGAGGAGAAGAGACTCGTGAAGAGGCTAGTAAGtacgttgttttttttttcttcttttcttttttttttttttgtgggctCTAATACTGTTTTCTATAGTGACTTCCTCTATAGATTCCGG GCAGtacttcttttgcttttggctTTTTGTGATGCAACCAAGCACATTGGGACTCAATACGATGGAGAATGCCAGTTTATTAGGCCCCTCAAACCTCGGCCACACAGTGTGTCAGTCTTGGAATTCGGAGCAGTTGGGGATGGAAAAACATCAAATACTGTAGCATTCCAGAATGCTATATTTTATCTTAAGTCCTTTGCGGACAAGGGGGGTGCCCAACTCTATGTCCCCCGTGGTAGGTGGCTAACTGGATGCATTAATCTCACGAGCCACCTAACTCTATTCCTCGAACGAGAGGCTGTTATTCTTGGATCTCAG GATTATACTCACTGGGATATAGTTGACCCATTACCTTCGTATGGTCGAGCTATTGAAGTTTCAGGTGGAAGATATCGCAGCTTAATTAGTGGAAATAATTTGACTGATGTGGTGATTACAG GCAACAATGGAACTATTGATGGTCAAGGTTCAATTTGGTGGGAGAAATTCAACTCCCACTTATTAAACTACAGTAGACCACATTTAGTAGAATTTGTTGGCTCTAATGATGTTGTTATTTCCAACTTGACCTTTTTAAATGCCCCTGCCTGGAATATACGCCCGGCATATTGCAG TAATGTGCTAGTTCAGAACATAACAGTTCATTCTCCTCCCGAGTCTCCATATACTAGTGGAATAGTCCCAG ATTCTTCAGAACATGTTTGTATTGAGAATAGCAACATTAGTATGGGTTATGATGCAATTACACTCAAGAGCGGTTGGGATGAGTATGGAATTGCCTATGGAAAGCCTACTACAAATGTTCATATCCGTGGGATCCGCTTGCAATCAGGCACAGGATCAGGTGTGGCTTTTGGAAGTGAGATGTCTGGAGGCATTTCAAACATACTAGTTGAGCATCTTGATATTCACAACTCGTTTGTTGGCATCGAGCTGAAGACCTCAATAGGGAGGGGTGGTTATATTAAATACATCTTGATATCAGATGTGATAATGGAAAATGTGCAGATAGGATTGAAAGCAACAGGGCAGTGTGATTCACATCCTGATGACAAATTTGATCCTCTTGCCTTGCCAACTATCAGTGCAATCACTTTTGAGGACATAAGAGGCACAAACATAACTGTGGCGGGAAGTTTCACTGGCATAAATGAATCTCCTTTCACTTCATTATGTCTTTCAAACATCTCTTTTTCTGTTACTTCTGATCCTTCTGCATCGTGGATTTGCTCTAGTGTGTCAGGATCATCTGATAATGTCTCACCTGAACCCTGTCCAGACCTCCAGGAAATATTTCCTAGTTCAACCACTTGCTTCTCCCAGCTATATTCAAAAAGTCAAGTTGCAATTTTGTGA
- the LOC113735412 gene encoding uncharacterized protein isoform X2, translated as MSEGEYDNSSGDPSEKLRTLKITSLDEEEDEEDAPMVDDVYEEEDDEEEEEEEGEEPVSLGFVESPKHSWSLSRELFASVAGGTPAWLDPTSLPTGRSCLCDFCAQPLQFLLQVYAPLLHKESTFHRTLFVFICPSMSCLLKDQHDQWKRQPEKAFRSVKVFRCQLPRFNSFYSSEPPRHDGSDRPTRNGAILCSWCGTWRGDKICSNCRIARYCSEKHQTAHWRSGHKIECRQPYMAPVASASTISDLPAETQKGTIDWQKPNRYGPYQVAGHQNWIFQGATVVVGLELVNSRYCRNYYITLELKIMQILLIGQLLWCIRAKPRVRIELFTRKNLPGFSFYLNQLQHCDKCYDPPVFSCYLCFRFCANQRETTIFFFFLVRFFISAQGISKGTRCMNHCVSA; from the exons ATGTCGGAAGGAGAGTATGACAACAGCAGCGGCGATCCTTCAGAGAAACTAAGGACTCTGAAAATCACCAGTCTTGACGAGGAAGAAGACGAAGAGGATGCTCCCATGGTTGATGATGTTTATGAGGAGGAGGACgacgaggaggaggaggaggaggaaggtgAAGAGCCGGTGTCCTTGGGCTTTGTGGAGAGCCCTAAACATTCGTGGTCGCTATCTCGGGAGTTGTTTGCTAGTGTAGCTGGTGGTACTCCT GCATGGTTGGATCCGACAAGTTTACCCACCGGGAGGTCTTGCCTTTGTGACTTTTGCGCCCAACCTTTGCAGTTTCTGCTTCAG GTTTATGCACCTCTTTTACACAAGGAGTCAACATTCCACCGCAccttatttgttttcatttgtCCATCTATGTCTTGTCTTCTTAAAGACCAACATGATCAATGGAAACGGCAGCCCGAGAAGGCATTTCGAAG TGTGAAGGTCTTCCGTTGCCAATTGCCTCGTTTCAACTCGTTTTACTCTAGTGAGCCTCCAAGACATGATGGTAGTGACAGACCTACTAGAAATGGAG CCATACTCTGTAGCTGGTGTGGTACATGGAGAGGAGATAAAATTTGTAGTAATTGCAGAATAGCTCGTTACTGCTCTGAGAAACACCAG ACTGCACACTGGCGTTCAGGTCATAAAATTGAGTGCCGACAGCCCTATATGGCACCAGTGGCTTCTGCATCAACCATTAGTGACTTACCTGCAGAAACACAAAAAG GTACTATAGACTGGCAAAAACCAAACCGCTATGGCCCATATCAAGTGGCCGGCCATCAAAATTGGATATTCCAAGGTGCAACTGTTGTGGTGGGCCTCGAGCTTGTGAATTCCAG GTATTGCCGCAACTACTATATTACTTTGGAATTGAAAATCATGCAGATTCTCTTGATTGGGCAACTATTGTGGTGTATACGTGCGAAGCCTCGTGTGAGAATAGAGTTGTTTACAAGGAAGAATTTGCCTGGGTTCAGCTTTTACCTCAATCAGCTGCAACATTGTGATAAATGTTATGATCCTCCCGTTTTTTCTTGTTATCTGTGTTTCCGTTTCTGTGCGAACCAGAGAGAaacaaccatttttttttttttcttggtgcGCTTTTTTATTTCGGCACAGGGAATTAGCAAAGGCACGAGATGTATGAACCATTGTGTGTCTGCATGA
- the LOC113735367 gene encoding probable polygalacturonase isoform X3, which produces MGEEKRLVKRLVILLLLLAFCDATKHIGTQYDGECQFIRPLKPRPHSVSVLEFGAVGDGKTSNTVAFQNAIFYLKSFADKGGAQLYVPRGRWLTGCINLTSHLTLFLEREAVILGSQDYTHWDIVDPLPSYGRAIEVSGGRYRSLISGNNLTDVVITGNNGTIDGQGSIWWEKFNSHLLNYSRPHLVEFVGSNDVVISNLTFLNAPAWNIRPAYCSNVLVQNITVHSPPESPYTSGIVPDSSEHVCIENSNISMGYDAITLKSGWDEYGIAYGKPTTNVHIRGIRLQSGTGSGVAFGSEMSGGISNILVEHLDIHNSFVGIELKTSIGRGGYIKYILISDVIMENVQIGLKATGQCDSHPDDKFDPLALPTISAITFEDIRGTNITVAGSFTGINESPFTSLCLSNISFSVTSDPSASWICSSVSGSSDNVSPEPCPDLQEIFPSSTTCFSQLYSKSQVAIL; this is translated from the exons ATGGGAGAGGAGAAGAGACTCGTGAAGAGGCTAGTAA tacttcttttgcttttggctTTTTGTGATGCAACCAAGCACATTGGGACTCAATACGATGGAGAATGCCAGTTTATTAGGCCCCTCAAACCTCGGCCACACAGTGTGTCAGTCTTGGAATTCGGAGCAGTTGGGGATGGAAAAACATCAAATACTGTAGCATTCCAGAATGCTATATTTTATCTTAAGTCCTTTGCGGACAAGGGGGGTGCCCAACTCTATGTCCCCCGTGGTAGGTGGCTAACTGGATGCATTAATCTCACGAGCCACCTAACTCTATTCCTCGAACGAGAGGCTGTTATTCTTGGATCTCAG GATTATACTCACTGGGATATAGTTGACCCATTACCTTCGTATGGTCGAGCTATTGAAGTTTCAGGTGGAAGATATCGCAGCTTAATTAGTGGAAATAATTTGACTGATGTGGTGATTACAG GCAACAATGGAACTATTGATGGTCAAGGTTCAATTTGGTGGGAGAAATTCAACTCCCACTTATTAAACTACAGTAGACCACATTTAGTAGAATTTGTTGGCTCTAATGATGTTGTTATTTCCAACTTGACCTTTTTAAATGCCCCTGCCTGGAATATACGCCCGGCATATTGCAG TAATGTGCTAGTTCAGAACATAACAGTTCATTCTCCTCCCGAGTCTCCATATACTAGTGGAATAGTCCCAG ATTCTTCAGAACATGTTTGTATTGAGAATAGCAACATTAGTATGGGTTATGATGCAATTACACTCAAGAGCGGTTGGGATGAGTATGGAATTGCCTATGGAAAGCCTACTACAAATGTTCATATCCGTGGGATCCGCTTGCAATCAGGCACAGGATCAGGTGTGGCTTTTGGAAGTGAGATGTCTGGAGGCATTTCAAACATACTAGTTGAGCATCTTGATATTCACAACTCGTTTGTTGGCATCGAGCTGAAGACCTCAATAGGGAGGGGTGGTTATATTAAATACATCTTGATATCAGATGTGATAATGGAAAATGTGCAGATAGGATTGAAAGCAACAGGGCAGTGTGATTCACATCCTGATGACAAATTTGATCCTCTTGCCTTGCCAACTATCAGTGCAATCACTTTTGAGGACATAAGAGGCACAAACATAACTGTGGCGGGAAGTTTCACTGGCATAAATGAATCTCCTTTCACTTCATTATGTCTTTCAAACATCTCTTTTTCTGTTACTTCTGATCCTTCTGCATCGTGGATTTGCTCTAGTGTGTCAGGATCATCTGATAATGTCTCACCTGAACCCTGTCCAGACCTCCAGGAAATATTTCCTAGTTCAACCACTTGCTTCTCCCAGCTATATTCAAAAAGTCAAGTTGCAATTTTGTGA
- the LOC113735367 gene encoding probable polygalacturonase isoform X2, which translates to MGEEKRLVKRLAVLLLLLAFCDATKHIGTQYDGECQFIRPLKPRPHSVSVLEFGAVGDGKTSNTVAFQNAIFYLKSFADKGGAQLYVPRGRWLTGCINLTSHLTLFLEREAVILGSQDYTHWDIVDPLPSYGRAIEVSGGRYRSLISGNNLTDVVITGNNGTIDGQGSIWWEKFNSHLLNYSRPHLVEFVGSNDVVISNLTFLNAPAWNIRPAYCSNVLVQNITVHSPPESPYTSGIVPDSSEHVCIENSNISMGYDAITLKSGWDEYGIAYGKPTTNVHIRGIRLQSGTGSGVAFGSEMSGGISNILVEHLDIHNSFVGIELKTSIGRGGYIKYILISDVIMENVQIGLKATGQCDSHPDDKFDPLALPTISAITFEDIRGTNITVAGSFTGINESPFTSLCLSNISFSVTSDPSASWICSSVSGSSDNVSPEPCPDLQEIFPSSTTCFSQLYSKSQVAIL; encoded by the exons ATGGGAGAGGAGAAGAGACTCGTGAAGAGGCTA GCAGtacttcttttgcttttggctTTTTGTGATGCAACCAAGCACATTGGGACTCAATACGATGGAGAATGCCAGTTTATTAGGCCCCTCAAACCTCGGCCACACAGTGTGTCAGTCTTGGAATTCGGAGCAGTTGGGGATGGAAAAACATCAAATACTGTAGCATTCCAGAATGCTATATTTTATCTTAAGTCCTTTGCGGACAAGGGGGGTGCCCAACTCTATGTCCCCCGTGGTAGGTGGCTAACTGGATGCATTAATCTCACGAGCCACCTAACTCTATTCCTCGAACGAGAGGCTGTTATTCTTGGATCTCAG GATTATACTCACTGGGATATAGTTGACCCATTACCTTCGTATGGTCGAGCTATTGAAGTTTCAGGTGGAAGATATCGCAGCTTAATTAGTGGAAATAATTTGACTGATGTGGTGATTACAG GCAACAATGGAACTATTGATGGTCAAGGTTCAATTTGGTGGGAGAAATTCAACTCCCACTTATTAAACTACAGTAGACCACATTTAGTAGAATTTGTTGGCTCTAATGATGTTGTTATTTCCAACTTGACCTTTTTAAATGCCCCTGCCTGGAATATACGCCCGGCATATTGCAG TAATGTGCTAGTTCAGAACATAACAGTTCATTCTCCTCCCGAGTCTCCATATACTAGTGGAATAGTCCCAG ATTCTTCAGAACATGTTTGTATTGAGAATAGCAACATTAGTATGGGTTATGATGCAATTACACTCAAGAGCGGTTGGGATGAGTATGGAATTGCCTATGGAAAGCCTACTACAAATGTTCATATCCGTGGGATCCGCTTGCAATCAGGCACAGGATCAGGTGTGGCTTTTGGAAGTGAGATGTCTGGAGGCATTTCAAACATACTAGTTGAGCATCTTGATATTCACAACTCGTTTGTTGGCATCGAGCTGAAGACCTCAATAGGGAGGGGTGGTTATATTAAATACATCTTGATATCAGATGTGATAATGGAAAATGTGCAGATAGGATTGAAAGCAACAGGGCAGTGTGATTCACATCCTGATGACAAATTTGATCCTCTTGCCTTGCCAACTATCAGTGCAATCACTTTTGAGGACATAAGAGGCACAAACATAACTGTGGCGGGAAGTTTCACTGGCATAAATGAATCTCCTTTCACTTCATTATGTCTTTCAAACATCTCTTTTTCTGTTACTTCTGATCCTTCTGCATCGTGGATTTGCTCTAGTGTGTCAGGATCATCTGATAATGTCTCACCTGAACCCTGTCCAGACCTCCAGGAAATATTTCCTAGTTCAACCACTTGCTTCTCCCAGCTATATTCAAAAAGTCAAGTTGCAATTTTGTGA